A region of the Microcystis aeruginosa FD4 genome:
ATTGGGGGAATTACAACCAGAGGAAGTGGCAAATATGGCTATATCTTGGTTAGAAAATCCCGAACAATTAGAGGCTATCCGGCAAAAATTGCGGGCCGTGCGCGGGCAAGCGGGAGCAGTGGATAAGTTAGTATCTATTATTGCCGAACAACTGTCTAGTTTCTAATCAAATAGAGAATTAAGCTTGTTGGTAGTGAGGATCAATTTCGATTAATTTATTAACAGTTTGATAAAATTCCTGCTGATAAAATTCCCGTTGATTGCTGTCGAGAGCATTAATTAATTGTTCTTGACAGTAGCGACGATATTCCATTAAACTAATTTTTTCCATAGCTATAATAGCATTTTTGATCTGTTCTTCTGGCTGCAAAATTTCCTGACTGGTATGTTCATTTAAGTGAAATAAAGAATTAAAATCACGATTTTTATCTGTAGTTATCATCAATAAATGATTCTGTAAAGCTGACATCAAATCTCTTGGGTTAGTAATTTTGGTTTCTAACTCTAGAATTACTTGCCATAACCAACGATAATCAGGGAGATTAAAAATTAAATCTTTTTCATCCAAAAGTTCACAAATTAGCCTCCGATATTCAGAGCAATGGAGATAAATTAATAATAATAACCATTCGGCTTTTTCGGAGCCGTTTTTTTCGGATTTATCTAAAATATTTTTCCTCTTAATTGCTGGGGATTTTCCCAGAGGTTTATTAACTTGCTTCGAGAGATTTTTTAAAATATAAGGCAAACGAGTAGCATCTTTTTGAGCCAAAATTTCAGCACAATAATCTAGATAAAAAGTGCGTTGATTGCTATCGATTAACTTTTGCAGTAAACTCACCATACTATTGGCTATTTCTTGAAAATGTAGTCCCTGTTTTAAATCTTTATTAACCAACATTTGCAAGATTTGCCAATCAATCCAAAAAGGAGATTTTTCGATTAATTCTCGATAACTATTCACCCCATCAGCATGGGATTTAAGAAATTCATCGGCATCTTTACCATCAGGAAGATTGAGGATTTTTAGGTTAACTTGTCCCGAATAAACTAGAGAGTTAATTTCCTCGATCGCCCGTTGTGTCGCTTTAATTCCCGCTTGATCGGCATCAAAATTAAAGATTATTTGTTTACTTTCACTGTAGCGCAAAAGTAGCTTAATTTGCTCTTGACTTAAGGCTGTTCCTAGACAGGCAACCACATTAAGAATACCGGCAGCATGGAGAGCGATCGCATCAAAATAACCCTCGACAACTATCGCTAAATCTTGCTGAATAATTGCCTGTTTAGCTCGAGCGAGAGCAAAGAGAGTTTTTCCCTTTTCAAATAGAGGAGTATCGGGAGAATTTAGATACTTTGGTTGCTCATTACCTAAAGTGCGACTACCAAAAGCGATCGCTCGTCCTTGACTATCAAAAATAGGAATCATTAAACGATCTCGAAATTGATCGTAATAACCACTACCATTTTGACGCGCTTTAATTAATCCGGCTTGTGCCACTAAAGCCACAGGATAGCGCTTTTGTTCCACCAAATAACGATAGAGAGTTTCCCAACCTTCCGGAGAATATCCCAGTTGAAAAGTTGCGATAGTTTCCGCAGTTAATTGTCGTTGTACCTTGAGATAATCTAAAGCTTTTTCCCCTTGGGGTTGACTAAGGGCGTGTTGATAAAAACTCACTGCCACGGCCATTATTTCGTATAATTGTTCCTTGAGGGATAATTGCTGTTCTAATTCCTGACGCTGTTCTACTGCCAGAGTTTTAATCGGGATTTGATACCTTCTAGCGAGATCAAAAACCACTTCACTAAAAGATTGTTTTCCCACTTCCATGAGAAATTTAATCCCGTTTCCCCCCGCACCACAGCCAAAACAGTAATACATTTGTTTGGCAGGACTAACCGTAAAACTGGGGGATTTTTCCTCATGAAAAGGACATAAACCGACGTATTCCCGTCCCCTTTTTTTGAGGACGACTCTCTCAGAAATTAAATCCACAATATCAATTCTTTGTTTAACTTCTTCGATCGTATCCGGATGTAGTCGCGGTGTATCCATAATCAGTTATCAGGAGTCAGGAGACAGTATTTAGGGTTTGCTGAAAAAGTTTTTCGTGGGGACAGGGTGTGGGCTTCGGCCGTGAGATCAGCGTTCGACAAAAGCTCACGCCGAGGTCCGAACGGGTCATTGATATTCTGGTCGGATTTCATCGAAGCGCTAATTTTGGTGAGTATCTTGTCGAAAAATCTAGCGGGGGCATTCATCCGACATTTTACAGTTTCATGTCCAGTCCGACTACACCTATAAGGCAAGCATTCTTAGGGACTACTCCCCAAGCGTAAATTTCTGTGTGTCCCACAGTATTTAATTGTTTTGCGTTCTTACAGTTTGGACTTAATTGAATACCTCAAAATTGAATAGTGATGTGAGAAGGAAAGGGTCAACGTCGGACGTTGGCCCAGAGTGTTCGTTCAGGGTGGAAGACTATAATTGTCGTTCTACCGCAGCCGTAAATTCTTCATAGGGTTTAACCCCAACTAATGTTTCCATCAATTTCCCCTGTTTAAATACCATGACAGCCGGAATACTTCTAATTCCAAAGCGTTTGGCCACGGGTTTGTTACTGTCCAGGTCGAGTTTGAAGACTTTGGCGCGATCGCGATAGTCATCGGCCAATCGATCGATCAACGGTGCCACCAGTTTGCAAGGTCCACACCAGGTTGCTGTGCAATCTACCACCAACAGTGATTCACTCTTTAACAGCGAATCAAATTCAGTTTCATCTTGAATAAATGTAGCCGTACCCATGTTTATATCTCCAAATTGATGCTGTGTGACTTAGGGACTTGCGCTTTGATAATATGCCATCTGGCTGGTCTGATTCTTCTACAGAGCGATTTTCAAAGCTGGGATATTATTCCCACACCAGTCCCTTAACTATTGCAGTTAATCCAGTCTATACAAGTCAAGAATGCTTTAATCTTTAAAATTGAAAATCAACAGGGATAGGAAAGTCCTGTAACTGGAGGATCATGGCTAAAATTGTCGGTGTTCATGGTATCGCGCAAGAATTTAGGGGTAGCCACACGATTTCTGCTGAGTGGTTGCCAAGTCTCAAGGATGGATTGAAACTCGCAGGAACTGAGTTAAAGTCCGATACTGATTTTCTTTGTGCGTTTTACGGAGATCTTTTCCGGGGAAAATCGAAAGCGATCGGTATTCCGAACTACGATGTTAGTGATATCGATTCCGATTGGGAAAAAGAATTACTCCAGTCCTGGTGGCAAGAAACGGAACGAGTGGAAAATAATCATCCGAATGCGAATAGCCTTTTGAGAGAAAAATCTACCCCAAAAATTATCCAGAGAGCTTTGTCGGGGTTAAGTGAATCTCGGTTTTTCGGTGGCATTGCCGAGAAATTGGTGATTTTTTATCTGAAGCAAGTGGGGAGCTATTTACACGATCGAGAGCTAAAACAGCAGATTCAAAGGCGAGTGATAGAATGTATCGATGAAGATACGCGGGTACTTGTAGCTCATTCTCTCGGTTCGATCGTCTGTTACGAAACTTTATGTCAGCATCCCGAATGGCCGATTAAAGTCTTTGTCACTCTCGGTTCTCCTTTGGGGATAAGACAATTGATTTTCGATCGACTGCAACCCTCTCCCCGCGATAACCTGGGGTGCTGGCCCGGAAATGTGGAAAGATGGGTGAATATCGCGGACGATGGCGATGTGGTGGCGTTGACAAAGCAACTCAACCCTTTATTTGAGGGAACTGTCGAGGATAAGCTAGTTTATAATGGTTGCGAGGCTCACGATGCCAAAAGGTATCTGACGACGGTTGAAACCGGGGAAGCGATTCGATCGGGGTTAATCGATTGATGGGTAATGGTATGGATGAAGAAATCAAGTATTATCTAATTGCTTGTGGGACAAAGGATTACAACGCATTCGAGCAGTTACCCAGCGTCGAAACGGATTTAAAACTGGTGAACAATCTGTTTACCAGTGGTTTTGGATATGAAAGAGTTCTGCCAAGTTTACACTTGAATCCCACAACTAACGATCTTAGAATAATATTCCCTAATTGGCTTCGGGATAGAGAGCGCCATGGAACGAAAAATATTCTTATTTTCTACTATTCTGGTCATGGCGAATATTGTCCAGGTGATGGACATTATCTCATACTGAAAGATACAGATATTGATTATATATCTTTAACGGCTTTACCGACTCAAGACTTAGTTCGTCCTCTTAACAATAAGCAAGTAACCATCTTTCAAATTCTCTATATTATTGATACTTGTTACTCCCAAAGTGGTGCGGGAGATATGATAAAATTCGTTAGCAATGCGATCAAACAATATGAAGCGGTTCGAGGAGCTAATATAGCTATTCATGTTATGGCCGCTTGTAGGGCAAAAGATACAGCGATCGAGGGAGTTTTATCCCGATCACTGCAACAAGCTCTCGATGATATAGAAGCGATCGAGTTTGTTTCGCACCGTGGATATATCGATCTGGGTTTGTTGGTTGAGAAAATGAACCAGAATGTTGACAGTAATCAGCGTGTTAATTATTCTGCGCTAGGAATTGAAACCTATGCTAGGTTTTTTCCTACTTATACTAAAGCTGACCAAAAATGGGAAAATCAACGATTTAATTTAATCGAAAAACTTTTCAATGTTTTAAATATTAATTCCGATAAGAGTTTATTTTTAATCAACTCTTTTCTGTTAGTCTATGAAGATCCCAAATTATCATCTATTTCAAACATACAAGAGCTTAGAGAAAAACTCAAAGATTTGTCTAGTAAGCCAGTTAATAAAGAAATATGTCCTTTGATTTTATTTTCTGAATGGTGCAGATTGAAGTTATTTAAGGATCAAAACCTAGATATTGCTGACAATATTGATACTTGGAAAGGCGAGGCTGTTCGATATAGGGATGGTGTGCAATTAGACACAATCAAGAAATATGCGAGAGAATTGTGGGATAAATTTAATAAAATTATCGAACTAGAAGGAAGAATACAAATTCTCATCTCACCCGCAATTGATAAACATAATAATACTGGCTTACAAACAGAATATTTTCATGTAAATACGATGTTTTTTGTAGGAACAAACAATAAAATTGAGTTAGGGAGCATCTATGAAAAAGAAGAAAGTTTTAGGTTAGAAGAAATGCCAAATAGTTTCTATCAGGTAATTCCTGAAATATTTTACTATTTACCCGATCAATCGAGACTAGAGATTGAATTTTTCCTTCCATTTGCTTTGCTGAAACACTCCCTAGAAGATATTAAGTTTAGATGCGATGATCGACCATCTATCGGATACGAGTACCCCGTCTTTATTAACTCTTTTGATCGCTATTTCGATGAAGACTTCCGAGAAATCCGCGACGAGATCGAGGAGATCAAGAGAGCTTTATGGGAAAATGGTGGCGATCTTGACCGGGAACATTACTACATCGGAACCGAACCATCGATCGCCGATCTGGAAGATATCGTCGAATCCCTGCTGATCGCCGTCTGGAGTCGCAACGTCAGGGAACCGATAACAGATAACGATCTAAACCCCTCGGAATGGAAAACCTGGCCCGATAAGACCAAAGAATTACGCAGAAACAACCGAAAAATCGCCCTTTTCTGGGACGATCTATACCCCAAACCCGCCCCGAGACCGAGACCTCTAAACACGAAAGTGGTGGAATCCAATGGCCGATAAACCAGTTCCCAAACCAGAAGACCTTCGCATCTACCGGGGTTTGACCCTGAGTGCGGATAGTTTACCCAAACCCGAAGAACAAAGAAAACACCTCGATCGCATCCCACCCCCACCTCCATGGCGCAGTTTTAGCCTATCCCCAGAAAAATGGACAGAAGCGGCGAAATTGCAGGAAATACCGCCCGAACAGGGAAAAATCGACCCTAGAGCCTTAGGATTCGTCGCGGATAAAAAAGCGGTGGAACTGGTGAACGCTGCCCTCTGTTTGCGTCGTCCCCTACTGATCGAGGGCAACCCTGGCGCCGGCAAGACTTCCCTGGCCTATGCGGTCGCACGGGAATTGGGATTACCCGGCCCCTACCGTTGGTCGATCGTTTCCCGCACCACCCTTAAAGAGGGTCTTTATGCCTACGATGCGATCGGACGGTTACAGGAAGCTTCCCTACAAAGACAGAAAGTGGGAGAGGACGGAAAGTATGAGGAACCAGATATCGGCAGCTATCTAAGATTAGGCCCCATGGGGATGGCTTTTTATCAATCCCGTCCCGGACGACCGGCGGTGCTGCTAATTGATGAGATCGATAAAAGCGATATCGATATGCCTAACGATCTCCTCCATATTTTCGAGGAGGGATTTTTTGAGATACCGGAACTGACACGATTAAAAACCGGCGACCAATCCGTTCTTCCCTATCGCGGTCAAGAGGATGACAGCGAGGAAAAAATCCCGATCGAGCGAGGTTGTGTGTCCTGCAAGGAGTTCCCCCTAGTATTCATGACCAGTAACGAGGCCCGGGAGTTTCCCCCCGCTTTTCTGCGTCGATGTTTGCGTTTAAGACTCGAACAACCCGATAACGAGGATGATTTCTATCGGATACTAGAGCAACGTTTCCCCTCGGAGCGCCTAAATCAATTGGACGAACCGGCCAGAGAACTAATCCGGGAATTTCTCGATCGAATCAAACGCAAAGACAAACTAGCCACCGATCAACTCCTCAACGCGGTCTATCTGTTACTACAGGGAAACGACCTCAACGCCACTGATCGCCAATCGCTCCTAGACACCATCTTTAAATCCTTGCAAGGGTAGGGGGAGAGATGGAAGGGAAGAAAGCCATCTGGTGGCAAGACGAGAGGGAAATGGCAGAACTGATCTGGTGCGCTGCTTACCTCGATCGCATTATCGCGCCCCTGGAGCAGCCCGAACAGTCGGAATCAACCCTATCTAATGACAAGGAAGATAACCGGTCATCCGGCAGCAGTGAAGAAACCCCTCCCCCCGGAGCGATCGAGTCAACCACTCCCATTGTCCATCCCGAAAACATCGATCGCTCGACGCAGCCCCCCCCGAAGCGCGATTCGGTCGAGAGCGATCGTTCTTCTCCCGTCCGCGTCCCCGATCCCTTTCCGATACCTGAACCCGCGGCCATCAGTAAGGCAATTCTCCCCCTAGCGCGTCGCGTGCCTGGATTACGGGCCGACGAGTTGGATATCGAGGTTACAGTGGAACGGACGGCCGAAGCGGGGGGATTGCCGATTCTCGCTTTCCGACCCCCCCTAGAACGTTGGTTAGAGGTTCACCTGCTGATCGATCGCTCTCCCCCGATGGAATTTTGGGGAGATCTAGCGGGGGGAATGACCACTCTCTTCCGTTGGCAAGGCTTTTTTCGGGACGTGCGGGTTTGGTGGTTCGAGACGGGTGAAAATCAACCTCGTTTACTTTCTGGTGCGGGGCAAATCGAACGGAACCCTCGCAGTCTGGTGGCACCCTCTGGGAACCGACTTTTTATTGTTTTAACCGATACTTTGGGGAAAGCTTGGCGATCGGGAGCTGCTTTTGCCACCCTGGCCGATCTGGGAAAAGAACATCCCGTCACCATCGCTCACATTTTCCCGCAGCAGCTATGGCCACGAACCGCTTTAGAGGGGGCGATCCTCCGGCCTTTGATCGCACTCGCTCCCGCTGCTGCCAACGCAACACTGCAAGTGGGGGAAAGACTCCGCACGAAGCAGATTCTCTATCGGTTCCCTATTTTCAATCTATCCCCCGCTCACTTTGCAACTTGGGCGAAATTTATCGCTGGGAGCGGTGGTAACTCCATTCAGGGGGTTTTAA
Encoded here:
- the dnaG gene encoding DNA primase, translated to MDTPRLHPDTIEEVKQRIDIVDLISERVVLKKRGREYVGLCPFHEEKSPSFTVSPAKQMYYCFGCGAGGNGIKFLMEVGKQSFSEVVFDLARRYQIPIKTLAVEQRQELEQQLSLKEQLYEIMAVAVSFYQHALSQPQGEKALDYLKVQRQLTAETIATFQLGYSPEGWETLYRYLVEQKRYPVALVAQAGLIKARQNGSGYYDQFRDRLMIPIFDSQGRAIAFGSRTLGNEQPKYLNSPDTPLFEKGKTLFALARAKQAIIQQDLAIVVEGYFDAIALHAAGILNVVACLGTALSQEQIKLLLRYSESKQIIFNFDADQAGIKATQRAIEEINSLVYSGQVNLKILNLPDGKDADEFLKSHADGVNSYRELIEKSPFWIDWQILQMLVNKDLKQGLHFQEIANSMVSLLQKLIDSNQRTFYLDYCAEILAQKDATRLPYILKNLSKQVNKPLGKSPAIKRKNILDKSEKNGSEKAEWLLLLIYLHCSEYRRLICELLDEKDLIFNLPDYRWLWQVILELETKITNPRDLMSALQNHLLMITTDKNRDFNSLFHLNEHTSQEILQPEEQIKNAIIAMEKISLMEYRRYCQEQLINALDSNQREFYQQEFYQTVNKLIEIDPHYQQA
- the trxA gene encoding thioredoxin, whose protein sequence is MGTATFIQDETEFDSLLKSESLLVVDCTATWCGPCKLVAPLIDRLADDYRDRAKVFKLDLDSNKPVAKRFGIRSIPAVMVFKQGKLMETLVGVKPYEEFTAAVERQL
- a CDS encoding caspase family protein; the protein is MGNGMDEEIKYYLIACGTKDYNAFEQLPSVETDLKLVNNLFTSGFGYERVLPSLHLNPTTNDLRIIFPNWLRDRERHGTKNILIFYYSGHGEYCPGDGHYLILKDTDIDYISLTALPTQDLVRPLNNKQVTIFQILYIIDTCYSQSGAGDMIKFVSNAIKQYEAVRGANIAIHVMAACRAKDTAIEGVLSRSLQQALDDIEAIEFVSHRGYIDLGLLVEKMNQNVDSNQRVNYSALGIETYARFFPTYTKADQKWENQRFNLIEKLFNVLNINSDKSLFLINSFLLVYEDPKLSSISNIQELREKLKDLSSKPVNKEICPLILFSEWCRLKLFKDQNLDIADNIDTWKGEAVRYRDGVQLDTIKKYARELWDKFNKIIELEGRIQILISPAIDKHNNTGLQTEYFHVNTMFFVGTNNKIELGSIYEKEESFRLEEMPNSFYQVIPEIFYYLPDQSRLEIEFFLPFALLKHSLEDIKFRCDDRPSIGYEYPVFINSFDRYFDEDFREIRDEIEEIKRALWENGGDLDREHYYIGTEPSIADLEDIVESLLIAVWSRNVREPITDNDLNPSEWKTWPDKTKELRRNNRKIALFWDDLYPKPAPRPRPLNTKVVESNGR
- a CDS encoding AAA family ATPase, whose product is MADKPVPKPEDLRIYRGLTLSADSLPKPEEQRKHLDRIPPPPPWRSFSLSPEKWTEAAKLQEIPPEQGKIDPRALGFVADKKAVELVNAALCLRRPLLIEGNPGAGKTSLAYAVARELGLPGPYRWSIVSRTTLKEGLYAYDAIGRLQEASLQRQKVGEDGKYEEPDIGSYLRLGPMGMAFYQSRPGRPAVLLIDEIDKSDIDMPNDLLHIFEEGFFEIPELTRLKTGDQSVLPYRGQEDDSEEKIPIERGCVSCKEFPLVFMTSNEAREFPPAFLRRCLRLRLEQPDNEDDFYRILEQRFPSERLNQLDEPARELIREFLDRIKRKDKLATDQLLNAVYLLLQGNDLNATDRQSLLDTIFKSLQG